One window of Akkermansia biwaensis genomic DNA carries:
- the infB gene encoding translation initiation factor IF-2, which yields MPNKQEENEPKKEVLDLIGGSPKKKRAPQPEPVPAPAPTPRPAPAKKEALDLLSGPKKKAPAPVPAEPAPESVQPAPAAAPAPQEEEPSSGDKVINLKPPVSVSELAALLQAKPFQIIKDLMGMGIFANPNTPLDADAVSAICDLHGYTFAREKREKGGGVKAQQEPLKEPEPVPVVEEPKATLITRTPIITVMGHVDHGKTSLLDYIRKAHVAKGEAGGITQHIGAYTVDYNGNTLTFLDTPGHAIFTEMRARGADVTDIVVLVVAANDGIMPQTREAIAHSKAAGKTIIVAINKCDLAAADPMKTKSGLMEEGLVPTDFGGDVECVEVSALTGNGIDDLLGLLSLQSEVLELQANPKANCRASIIEARVEPGTGSSATAIVESGTIRIGMPFICGPYAGKVRALVNDHGERVKKVGPGMPVEIIGFSETPNVGDELVEMESERAAKKLGEERQEELRKQRLAQPRKARMEELLAMMGDGTQKAQLKILLKGDVQGSVEAIKKAIMDIQSDKVECVFLNAAAGPISESDVLLASSSNAVILGFNVKVESNAVKLLKREGVQVKLYSIVYELIDQVRDAMLGLLEPETRETIIGHAKVLQVFKLNKGRAAGCMVEDGKILRSCEARVIRDKTPVFDGKMSTLRRFQDEVEEVRAGLECGIRLGDFNEYEAGDIIECYTLEKIQQTL from the coding sequence ATGCCTAATAAACAAGAAGAGAACGAACCCAAAAAAGAAGTGCTGGATCTGATCGGCGGATCTCCCAAAAAGAAACGCGCACCGCAGCCCGAACCCGTTCCGGCTCCGGCGCCCACCCCCCGTCCGGCTCCGGCCAAGAAAGAAGCTCTCGACTTGCTTTCCGGCCCCAAGAAAAAAGCGCCTGCTCCCGTTCCCGCCGAACCGGCTCCCGAATCCGTCCAGCCAGCCCCTGCCGCCGCACCCGCGCCGCAGGAAGAGGAACCGTCTTCCGGAGACAAGGTCATCAACCTCAAGCCGCCCGTTTCCGTCTCGGAACTGGCCGCTCTGCTTCAAGCCAAGCCTTTCCAGATCATCAAGGACCTGATGGGCATGGGCATCTTCGCCAACCCGAACACGCCGCTGGACGCTGACGCCGTCAGTGCCATCTGTGACCTGCACGGCTACACCTTCGCCCGTGAAAAACGGGAAAAAGGAGGCGGAGTCAAGGCCCAGCAGGAACCGCTGAAGGAACCGGAACCCGTCCCGGTCGTGGAAGAACCCAAGGCCACCCTCATCACCCGCACGCCCATCATCACGGTCATGGGCCATGTGGACCACGGGAAAACCTCCCTGCTGGACTATATCCGCAAGGCCCACGTGGCCAAGGGGGAAGCCGGCGGCATCACACAGCACATCGGCGCCTATACGGTTGACTACAACGGCAACACCCTCACCTTCCTGGACACGCCCGGCCACGCCATCTTTACGGAAATGCGCGCCCGCGGAGCGGACGTGACGGACATCGTCGTGCTCGTCGTAGCCGCCAATGACGGCATCATGCCCCAAACGCGGGAAGCCATCGCCCATTCCAAGGCGGCCGGCAAGACCATCATCGTGGCCATCAACAAATGCGACCTTGCTGCGGCAGACCCCATGAAGACCAAGAGCGGCCTGATGGAAGAAGGACTGGTTCCCACGGACTTCGGCGGCGATGTGGAATGCGTGGAAGTCTCCGCCCTGACCGGGAACGGCATCGACGACCTGCTCGGCCTCCTTTCCCTCCAGTCGGAAGTGCTCGAACTCCAGGCAAATCCCAAGGCCAACTGCCGCGCATCCATCATTGAAGCCCGCGTAGAGCCCGGCACCGGAAGTTCCGCCACGGCCATCGTGGAAAGCGGCACCATCCGCATCGGCATGCCCTTCATCTGCGGTCCTTACGCCGGCAAGGTGCGCGCCCTGGTCAACGACCACGGCGAACGCGTCAAAAAGGTCGGCCCCGGGATGCCCGTGGAAATCATCGGCTTTTCCGAAACCCCGAACGTGGGCGACGAACTCGTGGAAATGGAATCCGAACGCGCGGCGAAGAAACTGGGCGAGGAACGCCAGGAGGAACTGCGCAAGCAGCGCCTGGCCCAGCCCCGCAAGGCCCGCATGGAGGAATTGCTTGCCATGATGGGCGACGGAACCCAGAAGGCCCAGCTCAAGATTCTCTTGAAGGGGGACGTGCAGGGCTCCGTGGAAGCCATTAAAAAGGCAATCATGGACATCCAGTCAGACAAGGTGGAATGTGTCTTCCTGAACGCCGCCGCCGGTCCCATCTCGGAATCGGATGTGCTGCTGGCTTCCTCTTCTAACGCCGTCATCCTGGGCTTCAACGTCAAGGTGGAATCCAACGCCGTGAAACTGCTCAAGCGTGAAGGCGTGCAGGTGAAACTGTACTCCATCGTGTACGAACTCATCGACCAGGTGAGGGATGCCATGCTGGGCCTGCTGGAACCGGAAACGCGTGAAACCATCATCGGCCATGCCAAGGTTCTCCAGGTCTTCAAGCTCAACAAGGGCCGCGCCGCAGGGTGCATGGTTGAGGACGGCAAAATCCTCCGGAGCTGTGAAGCGCGCGTCATCCGTGACAAAACCCCCGTTTTCGACGGCAAGATGTCCACTCTCAGGCGCTTCCAGGACGAAGTGGAAGAAGTCAGGGCCGGTCTGGAATGCGGCATCCGCCTGGGTGACTTCAACGAATACGAAGCTGGCGACATCATCGAATGCTACACGCTGGAAAAAATCCAGCAGACGCTTTAA